A single Pseudomonas putida DNA region contains:
- a CDS encoding DUF3077 domain-containing protein yields the protein MSTDDTQFTVGKTTFFQGEHQTHPLFRIEPGIPCRDAREQASELMGYVRELTIIGLMDEKPMMIWASHYLSAMAKALMDDAELGMSN from the coding sequence ATGAGCACAGACGACACCCAATTCACTGTCGGCAAAACCACGTTCTTTCAAGGCGAACACCAGACCCATCCCCTGTTTCGCATCGAGCCAGGCATTCCCTGTCGGGATGCCCGCGAGCAGGCCTCGGAGTTGATGGGCTATGTAAGAGAACTGACCATCATCGGCCTGATGGATGAAAAGCCGATGATGATCTGGGCATCCCATTACCTGAGTGCCATGGCCAAGGCACTGATGGATGATGCCGAGCTAGGCATGAGTAACTGA
- the recJ gene encoding single-stranded-DNA-specific exonuclease RecJ: protein MRIEPRPLPSTLPFLGNLPPLLTRLYAARGVQSEAELDKSLARLLPYQQLKGIEAAVDLLVDALDQRQRILIVGDFDADGATASTVGVLGLRLLGAAHVDYLVPNRFEYGYGLTPEIVQVALERQPDLLVTVDNGISSVEGVAAAKAAGLKVLVTDHHLPGQQLPDADATVNPNQPGCGFPSKSLAGVGVIFYVLMALRARLRSLGRYETQPQPNIGELLDLVALGSVADVVPLDANNRILVHQGLERIRAGRARPGLKAILEVARRDHRRISSTDLGFILGPRLNAAGRLDDMSLGIECLLCDDEALAQDMAQQLDELNQDRKSIEQGMQREALAQLKDLPVESMPYGLCLFDADWHQGVIGILASRLKERYHRPTIAFADAGDGMLKGSARSVPGFHIRDALDAVAARQPQLISKFGGHAMAAGLSLPESNFPAFAEAFDEEVRRQLREEDLTGRLLSDGSLAVEEFHLDLAKALRNAGPWGQHFPEPLFHGVFQLVEQRVVGERHLKVVLKSECGSVRLDGIAFGIDRDVWPNPTVRWVELAYKLDVNEFRGNESVQLMIAHMEPR from the coding sequence ATGCGTATCGAACCCCGCCCGTTGCCATCGACCCTGCCTTTCCTGGGTAACCTGCCACCGTTGCTGACCCGCCTGTACGCTGCCCGCGGCGTGCAGTCCGAGGCCGAACTGGACAAGAGCCTGGCGCGGCTGTTGCCGTATCAGCAGCTCAAGGGTATCGAGGCTGCGGTGGACCTGCTGGTCGACGCCCTCGACCAGCGCCAGCGCATCCTCATCGTTGGCGACTTCGACGCCGATGGCGCCACCGCCAGCACTGTGGGTGTGCTCGGGCTGCGCCTGCTGGGCGCGGCCCATGTCGATTACCTGGTGCCCAACCGCTTCGAGTATGGCTACGGCCTGACCCCGGAGATCGTCCAGGTGGCGCTCGAGCGCCAGCCAGACCTGCTGGTTACCGTCGATAACGGTATCTCCAGCGTCGAAGGTGTCGCCGCCGCCAAGGCGGCCGGGCTCAAGGTGCTGGTCACCGACCACCACCTGCCGGGTCAGCAGTTGCCGGATGCCGACGCCACCGTCAACCCGAACCAGCCTGGGTGCGGCTTCCCGAGCAAGTCGCTGGCTGGGGTCGGGGTTATTTTCTACGTGCTCATGGCCTTGCGCGCACGCCTGCGCAGCCTGGGGCGCTACGAAACGCAGCCGCAGCCGAACATCGGCGAGCTGCTCGACCTGGTCGCCCTGGGCAGCGTCGCCGACGTGGTGCCGCTGGATGCCAACAACCGCATCCTCGTGCACCAAGGGCTTGAGCGCATCCGCGCCGGCCGGGCGCGGCCGGGCTTGAAGGCGATCCTTGAAGTGGCCCGCCGCGATCACCGGCGCATCAGCTCCACTGACCTGGGCTTCATCCTCGGCCCACGGCTCAACGCCGCCGGGCGGCTGGACGACATGAGCCTGGGCATCGAATGCCTGCTGTGCGATGACGAAGCCCTGGCCCAGGACATGGCCCAGCAGCTGGACGAGCTGAACCAGGACCGCAAGTCGATCGAGCAAGGCATGCAGCGTGAGGCACTGGCCCAGCTAAAGGACCTGCCGGTCGAGTCCATGCCTTATGGCCTGTGCCTGTTCGATGCCGATTGGCACCAGGGCGTGATCGGGATCCTCGCTTCGCGCCTGAAAGAGCGCTACCACCGGCCGACCATTGCCTTCGCCGATGCTGGCGATGGCATGCTCAAAGGCTCGGCGCGTTCGGTGCCGGGCTTCCATATCCGCGATGCGCTGGATGCGGTGGCAGCACGTCAGCCGCAGCTGATCAGCAAGTTCGGCGGCCATGCCATGGCGGCAGGGTTGTCACTGCCCGAAAGCAACTTCCCGGCCTTTGCCGAGGCGTTCGATGAAGAGGTCCGGCGCCAGTTGCGTGAGGAAGACCTGACCGGTCGTCTGTTGTCGGACGGTAGCCTGGCGGTGGAGGAATTCCACCTCGACCTGGCCAAGGCCCTGCGCAATGCCGGGCCTTGGGGGCAGCACTTCCCCGAGCCGCTGTTCCATGGCGTATTCCAGTTGGTCGAGCAGCGTGTGGTCGGTGAGCGGCACTTGAAGGTGGTGCTCAAGAGCGAATGCGGCTCGGTGCGGCTGGATGGCATTGCCTTTGGCATCGACCGTGACGTGTGGCCAAACCCGACGGTGCGGTGGGTGGAGCTGGCGTACAAGCTGGATGTGAACGAGTTTCGCGGTAATGAAAGTGTGCAGTTGATGATTGCTCACATGGAGCCACGCTGA
- a CDS encoding YaeQ family protein produces MAQPSTTYKFELNLTDLDRGVYENVRQTIARHPSETEERMAVRLLAYALWYNENLSFGRGLSDVDEAALWEKSLDDRILHWIEVGQPDAERLTWCSRRTERTSLLAYGSLRVWEGKVVGAVKGLKNLNIAAVPQEVLEVLATDMPRTIKWDVMISEGTVFVTDDRGQHEVQLQWLLGERG; encoded by the coding sequence ATGGCCCAGCCGTCCACCACCTACAAATTCGAACTGAACCTGACCGATCTCGATCGCGGCGTGTATGAAAACGTCCGGCAGACTATCGCCCGCCACCCTTCGGAAACCGAAGAGCGCATGGCTGTGCGCCTGCTGGCCTATGCCCTGTGGTACAACGAGAACCTGTCGTTCGGCCGTGGCCTGTCCGATGTCGACGAAGCGGCGCTGTGGGAAAAAAGCCTGGACGACCGCATCCTGCACTGGATCGAAGTCGGCCAGCCGGACGCCGAGCGCCTGACCTGGTGCTCGCGCCGCACCGAACGCACCAGCCTGCTGGCCTACGGCAGCCTGCGCGTGTGGGAAGGTAAAGTGGTGGGCGCGGTCAAAGGGCTGAAGAACCTGAACATTGCAGCGGTGCCGCAGGAGGTGCTGGAGGTACTGGCCACCGACATGCCACGTACCATCAAGTGGGATGTGATGATCAGCGAAGGCACGGTGTTCGTCACCGACGACCGTGGCCAGCACGAAGTGCAACTGCAATGGCTGCTCGGTGAGCGTGGCTGA
- a CDS encoding CaiB/BaiF CoA transferase family protein, with product MSTPSKPLAGLKVIELGTLIAGPFASRICAEFGAEVIKVESPDGGDPLRKWRKLYEGTSLWWFVQARNKQSLTLNLKHPEGREVLKRLLGEADILIENFRPGVLEKLGLGWDVLHALNPRLVMVRLSGFGQTGPMKDQPGFGAVGESMGGLRYITGFDDRPPVRTGISIGDSIAALWGVIGALMALRHREVNGGQGQVVDVALYEAIFAMMESMVPEFDVFGFIRERTGNIMPGITPSSIHTSADGRHVQIGANGDAIFKRFMQAIGRTDLADDPSLASNDGRDARRDELYGVIDRWANSLPLDQLMQVLTDAEVPASRIYSAEDMFSDPQYLAREMFLQARLPDGKPFKMPGIVPKLSDTPGSAEWVGPTLGEHTNSVLASLGYDQAAIASLRQAGTV from the coding sequence ATGTCTACGCCCAGCAAACCCCTCGCCGGCCTGAAAGTCATCGAGCTCGGCACCCTGATCGCCGGGCCGTTCGCCTCGCGGATCTGCGCCGAATTCGGCGCCGAAGTGATCAAGGTCGAGTCGCCGGACGGCGGCGACCCGCTGCGCAAGTGGCGCAAGCTGTACGAGGGGACATCACTGTGGTGGTTCGTGCAGGCACGCAACAAGCAGTCGCTGACGCTTAACCTCAAGCACCCCGAAGGCCGTGAAGTGCTCAAACGCCTGCTCGGCGAGGCCGACATCCTTATCGAGAACTTCCGCCCCGGTGTGCTGGAAAAGCTCGGCCTGGGCTGGGACGTGCTGCATGCGCTCAACCCGCGCCTGGTGATGGTGCGCCTGTCCGGCTTCGGCCAGACCGGCCCGATGAAGGACCAGCCGGGCTTCGGTGCGGTCGGTGAATCGATGGGCGGGCTGCGTTACATCACCGGTTTCGACGACCGCCCGCCTGTGCGCACCGGCATCTCCATCGGCGACTCGATCGCCGCGCTATGGGGGGTGATTGGCGCGCTGATGGCCCTGCGTCATCGCGAAGTCAATGGCGGCCAGGGCCAGGTGGTGGATGTGGCGCTGTACGAGGCCATTTTCGCCATGATGGAAAGCATGGTCCCGGAGTTCGACGTGTTCGGTTTTATCCGCGAGCGCACCGGCAACATCATGCCGGGCATCACGCCCTCCTCCATCCACACCAGCGCCGACGGCAGGCATGTGCAGATTGGCGCCAACGGTGACGCCATCTTCAAGCGCTTCATGCAGGCCATCGGCCGCACCGACCTGGCTGACGACCCAAGCCTGGCCAGCAATGATGGCCGCGACGCCCGGCGCGACGAGCTGTACGGCGTGATCGATCGCTGGGCCAACAGCCTGCCGCTGGACCAGCTGATGCAGGTGCTCACCGACGCCGAAGTCCCGGCCAGCCGTATCTACTCGGCCGAGGACATGTTCAGCGACCCACAGTACCTGGCCCGCGAGATGTTCCTGCAAGCGCGCCTGCCGGACGGCAAGCCGTTCAAGATGCCGGGCATCGTGCCAAAGCTCTCGGACACCCCGGGCTCTGCCGAATGGGTTGGCCCGACGCTGGGTGAACACACCAATAGCGTTCTGGCTTCGCTGGGCTACGATCAGGCAGCGATCGCCAGCCTGCGCCAGGCGGGCACGGTCTGA
- a CDS encoding TIGR02285 family protein gives MRSLALCCALLLALLTAPAQAKERLLWLVRDLPPFTVFEGTEKGQGVIDQMLPLLIEQMPEYDHSIIRVNRARGIQMLQDPTSFTCDPTLLWTAERAKFVYFSQPTLGVLSSGVVVRNTGHALLAPFLDDQQVDLKGLLANTRLKLGIVAERSYSSQVDEILRQLPDSALSRHYGNDATANLLQMQQLGRLQLVLGYWPEVRYLIQQHGGSPADYQFHPIQGVNRYQFLHVGCSDTPLGRAAISHIDQLLPALRLNTLPALYAHWLDPELRETYLEESKHFFENR, from the coding sequence ATGCGCTCGCTGGCCCTGTGCTGCGCGCTGCTGCTCGCGCTGCTGACGGCACCGGCGCAGGCCAAGGAACGCCTGCTGTGGCTGGTGCGCGACCTGCCGCCCTTCACCGTGTTCGAGGGCACGGAAAAGGGCCAGGGGGTCATCGACCAGATGCTGCCGCTGCTGATCGAGCAGATGCCCGAGTACGACCACAGCATCATCCGGGTCAACCGTGCACGCGGTATCCAGATGCTTCAGGATCCGACCAGTTTCACCTGCGACCCGACCCTGCTGTGGACCGCAGAGCGTGCGAAGTTCGTGTACTTCTCGCAACCTACGCTCGGCGTGCTGAGCAGCGGCGTGGTGGTGCGCAACACCGGCCATGCGTTACTGGCACCGTTCCTCGACGACCAGCAAGTCGACCTCAAAGGCTTGCTCGCCAACACTCGACTGAAGCTGGGCATCGTCGCCGAGCGCAGCTACAGCAGCCAGGTTGACGAGATCCTTCGCCAATTGCCCGACTCGGCGCTCAGCCGCCACTACGGCAACGATGCCACCGCCAACCTGCTACAGATGCAACAGCTCGGGCGCCTGCAACTGGTGCTGGGCTACTGGCCGGAGGTGCGCTACCTGATTCAGCAACATGGCGGCTCGCCGGCGGACTACCAGTTTCATCCCATCCAGGGCGTCAACCGCTACCAGTTCCTGCACGTGGGCTGCTCGGACACACCCCTGGGGCGTGCAGCCATCAGCCACATCGACCAGCTGCTACCGGCCCTGCGCCTGAATACGCTGCCCGCGCTGTATGCTCATTGGCTTGACCCCGAGCTGCGCGAAACCTACCTGGAAGAGAGCAAGCACTTCTTCGAAAACCGCTGA
- a CDS encoding DUF3509 domain-containing protein, with product MERICRLLNDALTPYQAKLGVTDASGNRQLTVYDSLGGTALRRTVSLRQLQEQSLLIDLVDGLHRDLQIVEGRLQPCVIAALQQRQQPQGTFA from the coding sequence ATGGAAAGAATCTGCAGACTGCTCAACGACGCCCTTACCCCTTACCAGGCCAAACTGGGTGTCACCGATGCCAGTGGCAATCGCCAATTGACCGTGTACGACAGCCTCGGCGGCACGGCCTTGCGACGTACGGTCAGCCTGCGTCAGTTGCAGGAGCAGAGCCTGCTGATCGACCTGGTAGACGGCTTGCACCGTGACCTGCAGATTGTCGAAGGGCGCTTGCAGCCCTGTGTAATCGCGGCATTGCAACAGCGTCAGCAGCCACAGGGAACCTTTGCCTGA
- a CDS encoding histidine kinase, protein MRQPYVLIHPARPSHQILLHQACNAQGLFNVRITHDLADLDTCLARTPRADLLILEHAVNDGLALLERARSTRGVLFVGHPNPGSLNLAKEARRQGLWVVADLPWPLPLGRWQQALQRIQTVTSATHAH, encoded by the coding sequence ATGCGCCAGCCCTACGTGCTGATTCACCCGGCACGCCCATCCCACCAGATCCTGCTCCACCAGGCCTGCAATGCCCAAGGCCTGTTCAATGTGCGCATCACCCACGACCTGGCCGACCTCGACACCTGTCTGGCCCGCACGCCGCGCGCCGATCTGCTGATTCTCGAACACGCCGTGAACGATGGCCTGGCCCTGCTCGAACGGGCCCGTTCCACCCGTGGCGTACTGTTCGTCGGCCACCCCAACCCAGGCAGCCTGAACCTCGCCAAGGAAGCCCGGCGCCAAGGCCTGTGGGTCGTTGCCGATCTCCCCTGGCCCTTGCCACTCGGGCGCTGGCAGCAAGCGCTGCAGCGTATTCAAACTGTCACGTCAGCCACGCATGCTCACTAA
- the thrC gene encoding threonine synthase: MRYISTRGQAPALNFEDVLLAGLASDGGLYVPENLPRFTQEEIASWAGLPYHELAFRVMRPFVEGSIADADFKKILEETYGEFAHAAVAPLRQLNSNEWVLELFHGPTLAFKDFALQLLGRLLDHVLAKRNERVVIIGATSGDTGSAAIEGCRSCENVDIFILHPHQRVSEVQRRQMTTLFGDNVHNIAIEGNFDDCQEMVKASFADQSFLKGTRLVAVNSINWARIMAQIVYYFHAALQLGGPARSVAFSVPTGNFGDIFAGYLARNMGLPVSQLIVATNRNDILHRFMSGNQYVKETLHATLSPSMDIMVSSNFERLLFDLHGRNGAALAELMATFKQGGGFSVEQDRWTEARKLFDSLAVSDEQTCETIAEVFAATGEVLDPHTAIGVKAARECRRSLDTPMVVLGTAHPVKFPEAVEKAGVGKALELPAHLSDLFSREERCTVLANDLKAVQAFVSQHGNRGKPL, encoded by the coding sequence ATGCGCTATATCAGTACCCGCGGCCAGGCTCCGGCCCTGAATTTCGAAGACGTGCTGCTGGCTGGCCTGGCCAGCGACGGCGGCCTGTACGTCCCTGAGAACCTGCCACGCTTCACCCAGGAAGAAATCGCCTCCTGGGCAGGCCTGCCGTACCACGAGCTGGCCTTCCGGGTGATGCGCCCGTTCGTCGAAGGCAGCATCGCCGATGCCGACTTCAAGAAGATCCTCGAAGAAACCTACGGCGAGTTCGCCCACGCTGCGGTCGCCCCGCTGCGCCAGCTGAACAGCAACGAGTGGGTGCTGGAGCTGTTCCACGGCCCGACCCTGGCGTTCAAGGACTTCGCCCTGCAACTGCTCGGCCGCCTGCTCGACCACGTGCTGGCCAAGCGCAACGAGCGCGTGGTGATCATCGGTGCCACCAGCGGTGACACCGGTTCCGCTGCCATCGAAGGCTGCCGCAGCTGCGAAAACGTCGACATCTTCATCCTGCACCCGCACCAGCGTGTGTCGGAAGTGCAGCGCCGCCAGATGACCACGCTGTTTGGCGACAACGTCCACAACATCGCCATCGAAGGCAACTTCGATGACTGCCAGGAAATGGTCAAGGCCAGCTTTGCCGACCAGTCGTTCCTCAAGGGCACTCGCCTGGTTGCGGTCAACTCGATCAACTGGGCGCGGATCATGGCCCAGATCGTCTACTACTTCCACGCGGCGCTGCAGCTGGGCGGCCCAGCCCGTTCGGTGGCGTTCTCGGTACCGACCGGCAACTTCGGCGACATCTTCGCCGGTTACCTGGCGCGCAACATGGGCCTGCCGGTCAGCCAGCTGATCGTTGCCACCAACCGCAACGACATCCTGCACCGCTTCATGAGCGGCAATCAGTACGTCAAGGAAACCCTGCACGCGACCCTGTCGCCGTCGATGGACATCATGGTGTCGTCCAACTTCGAGCGCCTGCTGTTCGACCTGCACGGCCGTAACGGCGCAGCGCTGGCCGAGCTGATGGCGACCTTCAAGCAGGGCGGTGGCTTCAGCGTCGAGCAGGACCGCTGGACCGAAGCGCGCAAGCTGTTCGATTCGCTGGCCGTCAGCGACGAGCAGACCTGCGAGACCATTGCCGAGGTGTTCGCCGCCACCGGCGAAGTGCTCGACCCGCACACCGCGATCGGCGTCAAGGCCGCCCGCGAGTGCCGCCGCAGCCTGGACACGCCGATGGTGGTGCTGGGCACCGCGCACCCGGTCAAGTTCCCGGAAGCGGTGGAAAAGGCTGGTGTCGGCAAGGCACTGGAGCTGCCGGCGCACCTGAGCGATCTGTTCAGCCGTGAAGAGCGTTGCACCGTGTTGGCCAACGACCTGAAGGCTGTTCAGGCGTTCGTTAGCCAGCATGGCAACCGCGGGAAGCCTTTGTAA
- a CDS encoding homoserine dehydrogenase, whose protein sequence is MKPVKVGICGLGTVGGGTFNVLQRNAEEIARRAGRGIEVAQIAMRSQNPNCQITGTPITADVFEVASNPEIDIVIELIGGYTIARDLVLKAIENGKHVVTANKALIAVHGNEIFAKAREKGVIVAFEAAVAGGIPVIKAIREGLSANRINWLAGIINGTGNFILTEMREKGRAFPDVLAEAQALGYAEADPTFDVEGIDAAHKLTILASIAFGIPLQFDKAYTEGITQLTTADVNYAEALGYRIKHLGVARRTAEGIELRVHPTLIPADRLIANVNGVMNAVMVNGDAAGSTLYYGAGAGMEPTASSVVGDLVDVVRAMTSDPENRVPHLAFQPDSLSAHPILPIEACESAYYLRIQAKDHPGVLAQVASILSERGINIESIMQKEAEEQDGLVPMILLTHGVVEQRINDAIVALEALQDVVGKVVRIRVEQLN, encoded by the coding sequence GTGAAACCGGTCAAAGTAGGCATCTGTGGGTTGGGGACCGTCGGTGGCGGAACCTTCAATGTACTTCAGCGCAACGCCGAGGAGATTGCCCGCCGTGCCGGGCGCGGTATTGAAGTGGCACAGATTGCCATGCGCTCGCAGAACCCGAACTGCCAGATTACCGGTACCCCCATTACCGCTGACGTGTTCGAAGTTGCGAGCAACCCGGAAATCGACATTGTCATTGAGCTGATCGGTGGCTATACCATCGCTCGCGACCTGGTGCTCAAGGCGATCGAGAACGGCAAGCACGTGGTTACCGCCAACAAGGCGCTGATCGCCGTGCACGGTAACGAGATCTTTGCCAAGGCCCGCGAGAAGGGCGTCATCGTCGCCTTCGAGGCGGCAGTGGCCGGTGGCATCCCGGTGATCAAGGCGATCCGCGAAGGCCTGTCGGCCAACCGCATCAACTGGCTGGCCGGCATCATCAACGGCACTGGCAACTTCATCCTCACCGAAATGCGTGAGAAGGGCCGCGCCTTCCCCGACGTGCTGGCCGAAGCCCAGGCACTGGGCTATGCCGAAGCCGACCCGACCTTCGACGTCGAAGGCATCGATGCCGCGCACAAGCTGACCATCCTGGCGTCCATCGCCTTTGGTATCCCGCTGCAGTTCGACAAGGCCTACACCGAGGGCATCACCCAGCTGACCACCGCTGACGTGAACTACGCCGAAGCGCTGGGCTACCGCATCAAGCACCTGGGTGTGGCCCGCCGAACCGCCGAAGGCATCGAGCTGCGCGTGCACCCGACGCTGATCCCGGCCGACCGCCTGATCGCCAACGTCAACGGCGTGATGAACGCGGTCATGGTCAACGGCGACGCCGCTGGTTCCACCCTGTACTACGGTGCAGGCGCCGGCATGGAGCCGACCGCTTCGTCGGTGGTCGGTGACTTGGTCGATGTGGTCCGTGCCATGACCTCCGACCCGGAAAACCGTGTGCCGCACCTGGCCTTCCAGCCAGATTCGCTGTCGGCCCACCCGATCCTGCCGATCGAGGCCTGCGAAAGTGCCTACTACCTGCGTATCCAGGCCAAGGACCACCCCGGCGTGCTGGCCCAGGTTGCAAGCATCCTGTCGGAGCGCGGCATCAACATCGAATCGATCATGCAGAAGGAAGCCGAGGAACAGGACGGCCTGGTGCCGATGATCCTGCTGACCCACGGTGTGGTCGAGCAGCGCATCAACGACGCCATCGTCGCCCTGGAAGCCCTGCAGGACGTGGTCGGCAAGGTCGTGCGCATCCGCGTCGAACAGCTGAATTAA
- a CDS encoding thioredoxin fold domain-containing protein codes for MRVTQFFAAAVMALASTFAVAAADSNASAEQAIRKSLQNLELEVPVESVGSSPLNGLYEVKLQGGRVLYASADGQYVMQGYLYQLQDGKPVNLTEKTERQGVAKLINGIPAAETVVYPAKGETKSHITVFTDTTCPYCHKLHAEVPELNRRGIEVRYVAFPRQGLGSPGDEQLQAVWCSSDRRAAMDKMVEGKEIKAAKCANPVSKQFQLGQQIGVNGTPAIVLENGHVIPGYQPAPQVAKLALAGEQQAAK; via the coding sequence ATGCGCGTGACCCAGTTTTTCGCCGCCGCCGTGATGGCGCTGGCCAGTACCTTTGCCGTTGCCGCGGCTGACAGCAATGCCAGCGCCGAGCAGGCCATCCGCAAGTCGTTGCAGAACCTCGAACTCGAAGTGCCGGTTGAAAGCGTCGGCAGCAGCCCGCTCAATGGCCTCTATGAAGTCAAGCTGCAGGGCGGCCGTGTGCTGTATGCCAGCGCTGACGGCCAGTACGTCATGCAGGGCTACCTGTACCAGCTGCAGGACGGCAAACCGGTCAACCTGACCGAAAAAACCGAGCGTCAAGGCGTCGCCAAGCTCATCAACGGTATTCCAGCCGCCGAGACCGTGGTTTACCCTGCCAAGGGCGAGACCAAGTCGCACATCACCGTATTCACCGACACCACCTGCCCGTACTGCCACAAGCTGCACGCCGAAGTGCCCGAGCTCAACCGCCGCGGTATCGAAGTGCGCTATGTCGCCTTCCCGCGCCAGGGCCTCGGTTCGCCGGGCGATGAGCAGCTGCAGGCTGTGTGGTGCTCCAGCGACCGCCGCGCGGCGATGGACAAGATGGTCGAAGGCAAGGAAATCAAGGCCGCCAAGTGCGCCAACCCGGTCAGCAAGCAGTTCCAGCTGGGCCAGCAGATCGGCGTCAACGGCACGCCGGCCATCGTGCTCGAGAACGGCCATGTGATTCCGGGCTACCAGCCCGCACCGCAAGTGGCCAAACTGGCCCTGGCTGGCGAGCAGCAGGCTGCCAAGTAA
- the xerD gene encoding site-specific tyrosine recombinase XerD — translation MSALDHPLIDQFLDALWLEKGLSDNTRVSYRSDLALFNGWLQEHSVTLPDAGRELILDHLAWRLDQGYKPRSTARFLSGLRGFFRYLLREKLVAVDPTLQVDMPQLGRPLPKSLSEADVEALLQAPDLAEAIGQRDRAMLEVLYACGLRVTELVSLTLDQVNLRQGVLRVMGKGSKERLVPMGEEAVVWLERYLRDGRADLLSGRPSDVLFPSQRGEQMTRQTFWHRIKHQARVAGIDKPLSPHTLRHAFATHLLNHGADLRVVQMLLGHSDLSTTQIYTHVAKARLQQLHAQHHPRG, via the coding sequence ATGTCTGCCCTCGACCACCCCTTGATCGACCAGTTCCTCGACGCCCTGTGGCTTGAAAAAGGCCTGTCCGACAACACTCGAGTCTCCTATCGCAGCGACCTGGCCCTGTTCAACGGCTGGCTCCAGGAACATTCGGTAACCCTGCCCGACGCCGGCCGCGAACTGATCCTCGACCATTTGGCCTGGCGCCTCGACCAAGGCTACAAACCACGCTCCACGGCGCGCTTTCTCTCAGGCCTGCGCGGCTTCTTTCGCTATCTGCTGCGGGAAAAACTGGTCGCAGTCGACCCCACTCTGCAGGTCGACATGCCGCAGCTCGGCAGGCCCTTGCCCAAGTCGCTGTCGGAAGCCGACGTCGAAGCCCTGCTGCAGGCGCCGGACCTTGCCGAAGCCATCGGCCAGCGCGACCGTGCCATGCTCGAAGTGCTTTACGCCTGCGGCCTGCGCGTGACCGAACTGGTCAGCCTGACCCTCGACCAGGTCAACCTGCGTCAGGGCGTGCTGCGGGTGATGGGCAAGGGTAGCAAGGAGCGCCTGGTGCCGATGGGCGAGGAGGCGGTGGTATGGCTGGAGCGTTACCTGCGTGACGGCCGCGCCGACCTGCTCAGCGGCCGCCCCAGCGACGTGCTGTTCCCCAGCCAGCGCGGCGAGCAGATGACCCGCCAGACCTTCTGGCACCGCATCAAGCACCAGGCGCGGGTGGCCGGCATCGACAAGCCGCTGTCGCCGCATACCCTGCGCCATGCCTTCGCCACGCACCTGCTCAACCACGGCGCCGACCTGCGCGTGGTGCAGATGCTGCTGGGCCACAGCGACCTGTCGACCACCCAGATCTACACCCATGTGGCCAAGGCTCGCCTGCAGCAACTGCACGCCCAGCACCATCCACGTGGATGA